One Stratiformator vulcanicus genomic window, CGGTATAACTTTCTGGCGATGCCGGTGGTCGACAATCAAAATCGACTGGTCGGAATTGTGACGCACGACGACGCGATGGATATCGTGCGGGAAGAGGCAGATGAAGACGTTCAGCGAATGGGTGCCGTTGAACCGTTGCAAGATGACTACATCGACACCGGCGCGGCGACGCTGGCGTGGAAGCGGGGAAAATGGTTGCTTTTCCTGGCCGTTGTGGCGCTCTTCACGGCCGAGGTGCTCGACCGGTTTGAAGAAACGTCGGCCAAGCACGTTTGGGCGGTCCTGTTTCTTCCGCTGGTATTGGCGAGCGGAGGCAATGCCGGGTCGCAGTCGGCGACTTTGGTGATCCGCTCCCTCGCCCTGAGCCAAGACCGTCGGCAGAATCGCCTGTTGGGTCTACTCGGACGCGAATTAATCGTCGGATTGATCCTTGGCGGATCGCTCGCGTTGCTTGGGTTTGTCGTCGCGGCGACTTGGTTCGAGCGTCCTGTCCTTCAGGCATTGATGGTTGCGATGACCGTGTTTCTCGTCGTGATCTTCGGTACCATCAGCGGGCTCGTGCTCCCCTTCGCGACCCGCAGGGTCGGTCTCGACCCGGCATTGATGTCGACCCCCTTAATCACCGCGCTGGTCGACATCGCGGGCGTGCTGCTTTATTACGGCCTGGCACTTTGGCTGCTAGACGTCTTGGGATGACCCGAGGTCTCGACGGTCCGAAACCGACACAGTCGTCTGCGAAGTGGTATTCATCGCAACAATTAAGCCAGCGTAGTTCTACGCTCGATTCGTGGTTCTCAGGAACCTCGGCTTGTTTGGTTATCACACGAGCCCTTAATTAAGCGTGCCCGTGTAGTTCTGCTCGAACGCGTTCGAGCAGTTTTTTGGTGGCTGTGATGCCCGCTTTTTCGCCGAGGCGATTTCCCTCGTACTCAATGCCGACGTAGCCGTTGTAACCCCAGCCGGTGACAAGGCCCATCATCCGTAGATAATCAATCGTGGTTTCATCGCCAGCGGCATTGAAGTCGTAAGACTTCGCGCTCACCGCTTTCGCGTACGGCATTAACTGGGCGACGCCTTTGTACTTATCATATTCATCGTCGGAGCTGATCTTGAAATTCCCGAAGTCGGGCAGGGTGCCACACCGTGGGTGATTCACGACCTCCATCACCGTCGAGAGCCAAGCGCCGTTCGATGAGAGTCCTCCGTGATTTTCAACAATCACGTTAATACCGTGTTGATCGGCGAACTCCGTCAACCGCCCAAGGCCGTCAGCGGCGAGTTCAACCTGTTCGATGAAGCTGCCGCGACTGGCGGCATTGACGCGGATGGAATGACAGCCCAGCTCTTTCGCCGCGACGACCCATTTTTTGTGGCGGTTGATAGCGGTATCGCGCTGCTCGTCGTCCGGGTCGCCCAGATCGCCTTCGCGGTCAATCATGATTAGGAGCGCCTTAACGTCCGCATCCTGCAGGCGTGACTTTAATTCGGCGAGGTACTTTTCATTCTCAGCCTTGTCGAACATGAATCGATTAACGAATTCAACCGCGCCGATGCCGAGATCTTTCGCCGCCTGCGGGAACTCGAGGTTTGTCATCTCACCGCCGAAGTGGGCTTTGTGAAATGACCATTGGGCCAGCGAAATCTTATAAAGCGAATCGTTGCCAGACTCGTGATGATCGGCAGCGGCACTACTCACCCCGAGACCCAAGCCGACGGCGCCAGCTGTCGCAGTTCCTAAGAAGTTTCGACGAGAGAAGTTCATGTGATGTCCTCTGAGTGAATGCTATCTGTTCAGCAAACCCCTTGCTTGCGCTGCGGGCTTGAATGAGCAATTAAGCGGAGTACTCGCTCCGCACTTTTTTAAGAAGTTCGAGCGTCAGGCGGATGCCTTCTTTCTTTGGGTGATTGCCGCCGCCGAACTCGATGCCGACGTAACCGTCGTAGCCCCAGCCGGTCACGATCCCGAGCATCCGGCGGTAGTCGGTATCAATGTCTTCGCCTTGGTCGTTAAACCGCGTCGACTTCGCGCTGACGCCCTTCGCATAGGGCATCATCTGCATCACGCCCTTATAGCGGTCATATTGCTTACCGTTGCCCAACTTAAAGTTGCCGAAGTCGGGCAGGGTGCCGACGCGCGGATGGTCGGTCAATTCCATCACGGCGCATAGCCAAGCGGCGTTGGACGAGTTCCCGCCGTGATTCTCGACGATCACGTTGATGTCGTGCTCATCAGCAAATTCGCACAGTTGTCGCAAGCCGTCAGAGACGTACTGCATCTGTTCCAGGAACGTGCCCTTGCTGTAGGCGTTGACGCGGATCGAGTGGCAGCCGAGCAGTTTGGCTGCTTCGACCCACTTGAAGTGCTTCTCGACGACCTTGCGCCGATCGGATGGATCGGGCTCGCCGATCGAGCCTTCCTGATCGATCATAATCAGCACGCTTTTGACACCGAGATCATCGCAGCGGGTCTTCATCTGGTTGAGGTAGGCGGTGTCCTTACCCTTGTCGATGAAGAACTGATTGACCCATTCGACGGCATCGATGCCGAACTCTTCCTTGGCGACTTTAGGGAAGTCGAGGTTGTCGAGTTCGCCCCCTTTGAGCAGCGAGACGAGCGACCACTCGGCCAGCGAAATTTTGAAGGGTCGGTGCGCGTCTTTGGAATGGTGATCGGCAAACGAGTTGCCTGCCAAGGCAACCGTCCCGGCAGCGGCGGCAGCGGCCAGAAAGTTGCGACGTTCCAACAGCGGCTGCGATCCTGAATTCA contains:
- a CDS encoding sugar phosphate isomerase/epimerase family protein; translated protein: MNSGSQPLLERRNFLAAAAAAGTVALAGNSFADHHSKDAHRPFKISLAEWSLVSLLKGGELDNLDFPKVAKEEFGIDAVEWVNQFFIDKGKDTAYLNQMKTRCDDLGVKSVLIMIDQEGSIGEPDPSDRRKVVEKHFKWVEAAKLLGCHSIRVNAYSKGTFLEQMQYVSDGLRQLCEFADEHDINVIVENHGGNSSNAAWLCAVMELTDHPRVGTLPDFGNFKLGNGKQYDRYKGVMQMMPYAKGVSAKSTRFNDQGEDIDTDYRRMLGIVTGWGYDGYVGIEFGGGNHPKKEGIRLTLELLKKVRSEYSA
- the mgtE gene encoding magnesium transporter, yielding MYHELLLPDIRQMIDEGDEAGLREFCDILHPAAAAEVLREMDPARVWQVLAFAPMETRVEIFEHLGLPHQVELVDEIDRDRLSKIIEAMSSDDRADLLGRMDDEQVEQLLPLVTKAERADIRRLLSYPEESAGSIMSTGYASLREETFVRDALLQLRSQAPKKETIYYIFVLDDGGRLEGIVTLRDLILAKPDKVVRDIMNRDVISVRVDEDQEHVAREVARYNFLAMPVVDNQNRLVGIVTHDDAMDIVREEADEDVQRMGAVEPLQDDYIDTGAATLAWKRGKWLLFLAVVALFTAEVLDRFEETSAKHVWAVLFLPLVLASGGNAGSQSATLVIRSLALSQDRRQNRLLGLLGRELIVGLILGGSLALLGFVVAATWFERPVLQALMVAMTVFLVVIFGTISGLVLPFATRRVGLDPALMSTPLITALVDIAGVLLYYGLALWLLDVLG
- a CDS encoding sugar phosphate isomerase/epimerase family protein; its protein translation is MNFSRRNFLGTATAGAVGLGLGVSSAAADHHESGNDSLYKISLAQWSFHKAHFGGEMTNLEFPQAAKDLGIGAVEFVNRFMFDKAENEKYLAELKSRLQDADVKALLIMIDREGDLGDPDDEQRDTAINRHKKWVVAAKELGCHSIRVNAASRGSFIEQVELAADGLGRLTEFADQHGINVIVENHGGLSSNGAWLSTVMEVVNHPRCGTLPDFGNFKISSDDEYDKYKGVAQLMPYAKAVSAKSYDFNAAGDETTIDYLRMMGLVTGWGYNGYVGIEYEGNRLGEKAGITATKKLLERVRAELHGHA